A single genomic interval of Spinacia oleracea cultivar Varoflay chromosome 6, BTI_SOV_V1, whole genome shotgun sequence harbors:
- the LOC110795457 gene encoding pentatricopeptide repeat-containing protein At5g47360, translating into MAISSIPRFLSFAIRLKNPSFSLITRINFSTAEEFCSHLLNYPQNPEKTLVKITAQLDVQCVGEVLRRFSSNQPQLGLRFFIWAGLQPKYRHTQYMYSLACKLLQIRRSPSRIREILECYSVEGCQTNVKLFKVVLNLCREARVADEGLWVLRKMGDFGCRPDSTMYNVVIGLFCDKGDLDMAMGLMREMESCNLCPDMITYMSMLKGFSYAGRLEDACQLFKTMKVHGCVPNLVAYSALLDGLCRVGSFERALELLGEMEKEGGECTPNVITYTSVIQSLCENGNSVKALPILERMESFKCHPNRITMSVLIQGLCGEGYIDKAFKLVSDVVVGNHVSRGEFYSSLVISLLRIKRFEEAEKLFMWMLGSDVRPDGLSCSVLMKDLCFKGRFIDAFSLYEDIEKKGFVLTIDSDIYSALLVGLCEENRVVEVAKLANVMVEKGIKINAYYIDDIHKHLKGSMGIESLAELCEIRK; encoded by the coding sequence ATGGCGATTTCATCAATTCCTCGTTTCCTTTCCTTCGCAATTAGACTAAAAAACCCATCATTTTCACTTATTACAAGAATTAACTTCTCAACTGCAGAAGAATTTTGCTCCCATCTCTTAAATTACCCCCAAAACCCTGAAAAAACCCTAGTTAAAATTACTGCTCAATTAGATGTTCAATGTGTTGGTGAGGTTTTGCGTAGATTTTCCTCAAATCAACCTCAATTGGGTCTTCGTTTTTTCATATGGGCTGGTCTCCAGCCTAAGTATAGGCatactcaatatatgtatagcTTAGCTTGTAAGTTGCTCCAAATTCGCCGAAGCCCAAGTAGGATTAGAGAGATTCTCGAGTGTTATTCGGTTGAAGGTTGTCAAACTAATGTGAAATTGTTCAAAGTTGTTCTTAATTTGTGTAGAGAAGCTAGGGTTGCTGATGAGGGTTTGTGGGTATTGAGAAAGATGGGTGATTTTGGTTGTCGACCGGATTCGACCATGTATAATGTGGTTATTGGGTTGTTTTGTGATAAGGGGGATCTTGATATGGCAATGGGGTTGATGAGGGAGATGGAATCATGTAATTTGTGTCCTGATATGATTACTTATATGTCAATGCTTAAGGGGTTTAGCTATGCTGGTAGATTGGAAGATGCTTGTCAGTTGTTTAAGACTATGAAAGTTCATGGATGTGTTCCGAACTTGGTGGCATACTCTGCTCTCCTTGATGGGCTTTGTAGAGTTGGTAGTTTCGAGAGAGCGTTGGAATTGTTGGGTGAGATGGAAAAGGAAGGTGGGGAGTGTACTCCAAATGTTATAACTTATACGTCAGTCATTCAGAGCTTGTGTGAAAATGGCAACTCTGTTAAGGCATTGCCGATATTGGAGCGGATGGAGAGTTTTAAGTGTCATCCTAATAGGATAACTATGAGTGTGTTGATCCAAGGACTTTGTGGTGAAGGGTACATAGACAAGGCATTTAAACTTGTTAGTGATGTAGTTGTTGGAAATCACGTGTCACGAGGTGAATTCTATagttcccttgtgatctctTTGTTGAGGATCAAAAGATTTGAGGAGGCAGAGAAGCTTTTCATGTGGATGTTGGGAAGTGATGTGAGGCCAGATGGGTTATCATGTAGTGTCTTGATGAAGGATTTGTGTTTCAAAGGAAGATTTATAGATGCTTTTAGTCTATATGAGGATATTGAGAAGAAGGGGTTTGTATTGACAATTGATTCTGATATATACTCAGCATTACTTGTTGGTCTTTGTGAGGAAAACCGTGTGGTAGAGGTGGCGAAACTGGCCAATGTTATGGTTGAGAAAGGGATTAAAATCAATGCTTATTATATTGATGACATTCACAAGCACCTAAAAGGATCAATGGGGATAGAGTCACTGGCAGAATTGTGTGAGATTAGAAAATAA
- the LOC110795443 gene encoding phosphatidylglycerophosphate phosphatase PTPMT1-like codes for MHIEDFEAEEVLAGESDDLYSKVRVSGNDRNVVAWDTKRVLIGAGARALFYPTLVYNVVRNKVQTEFRWWDRIDKFVLLGAVPFPSDVLRLKELGVHGVITLNEPYETLVPSSLYHAHGIYHLVLPTRDYLFAPSMNDICQAVDFIHRNASRGWMTYVHCKAGRGRSTTIVLCYLVQHKKMTPEDAYSYVRSIRPRVQLASIQWQAVKDYYYYKVKNCSSAPSNNLITRRSGVPPAAGNLFEFDDCSVVVVTKSDLDGYDRSKPSDEDSQILADLNVIYKVRVAGQAALARLSCLWLRCHTEQKIAEEQLLRQGSCTITADQISGSLTVDIHVY; via the exons ATGCATATTGAGGATTTTGAAGCGGAAGAGGTGCTGGCAGGTGAATCGGATGATCTTTATTCTAAGGTTAGGGTTTCTGGAAATGATCGAAACGTCGTCGCTTGGGATACGAAGAGGGTGTTGATTGGAGCTGGTGCTCGCGCTCTATTTTATCCTACTCTGGTTTACAACGTTGTTAGGAACAAAGTTCAGACCGAGTTTCGCTGGTGGGATCGGATTGATAAG TTTGTGTTGCTAGGTGCTGTACCATTCCCAAGTGACGTTTTGCGGTTGAAAGAGCTTGGTGTTCATGGAGTGATTACTTTAAATGAGCCTTATGAGACTTTGGTTCCTTCGTCTCTCTATCAC GCTCATGGCATTTATCACCTTGTGCTTCCTACTAGAGACTATCTCTTTGCTCCGTCAATGAATGATATATGCCAAGCTGTGGACTTCATTCACA GAAATGCTTCTCGTGGGTGGATGACTTATGTACACTGTAAAGCTGGTCGAGGTCGTAGCACCACAATAGTCCTATGTTACCTG GTACAACACAAGAAAATGACTCCTGAGGATGCTTATAGCTACGTGAGATCCATCAGACCAAGGGTTCAGCTTGCTTCTATCCAGTGGCAG GCTGTCAAAGATTATTACTACTATAAGGTGAAGAACTGTAGCTCAGCTCCTAGTAACAATTTGATAACTAGAAGATCAGGGGTTCCACCAGCAGCGGGAAACTTATTTGAATTTGATGATTGCTCCGTAGTGGTGGTGACGAAATCCGACCTAGACGGTTATGATCGAAGTAAGCCGAGTGATGAAGATAGTCAGATATTGGCAGATCTTAACGTGATATACAAAGTACGTGTTGCTGGTCAGGCGGCACTAGCCAGGCTATCCTGCTTGTGGCTTCGTTGCCACACCGAGCAGAAGATTGCAGAGGAGCAGCTTCTTAGGCAGGGTAGCTGCACCATCACGGCAGACCAGATAAGTGGCAGCCTTACTGTAGACATCCATGTGTATTAA